AGGCCCCCGTGGTGCCGTCGGTGGCCTCGATGCGGTCCAGGTGGGCTCGGGCGACCTCCACGGCCGACAGGTCTCCCGCGGCCATCGCATCGGCCAGCTCCGCCGCGGTGCGGGTGACGATCGGGCCGCTCACGACGACTCCCCCATGATCTTGGGGACGCGGAACTGCAGGTCCTCGGCGTCGGGGGCGTTGGCGACCACCACCTCCGGCGACAGCGGTTCCGCGACGACGGCGTCGTCACGGAAGACGTTGCGCAGCGGGTAGGGGTGGGAGGTCGGCGGCACGTCGGCCGCCGCGACCTCACTCACCTTCTCGGCGTAGGCGAGGATCTCTGCCAGCTGGGGGGCCAGGGCGGTGATCTCGTCGTCGGTCAGGTCCAGCTGGGCCAGCCGGGCGACGTGTCGGACGTCGTCGTCGGAGAGTGCCATCGGTGCGGAACGATCCTGGGGTGGAGGGCGGACGGTCGGCGTGCAACGCTAGCGTCTCTCGGCCATCAGCCCCACCGCGCCGGCACGCGGACCCGCTAGCGTGTGGGGTTGCGCAGGCCGTACGTCCCGACCCCCGACAGATCTCCTGCTCCTTCGGCGATGGGAAGAACGAGAACGATGGATGTGGCGCAGCGGTACAACGTGACGGTCGGCGGTGTCGACGACGGACAGCCGATGCTGTTCGCCCACGGCTTCGGCTGCGACCAGCAGATGTGGCGCTTCGTCGAGCCGGCGTTCGCCGATCGGTACCGGACGATCCTGTTCGACCACGTCGGCGCAGGTCACTCCGACGCGTCCGCCTGGGACCCCGAGACCTACGGCTCCCTGGATGCCTACGCCGCGGACGTGCTGTCCATCGTGCACGAGCTGGACCTCCAGGACGTAGTCTTCGTCGGCCATTCGGTCTCGGCGATGATCGGGGTGCTGGCCGCCAACGCCGAACCCGACCGGTTCGCCTCCCTCGTCCTCGTCGGCCCGTCGCCGCGCTACATCAACGACGACGGGTACACCGGCGGGTTCTCCGAGGCCGACATCGAGGAGCTGTTCGGTGCGCTGGACAGCAACTACCTGGGCTGGTCCAGCGCCATGGCGCCGGTGATCATGGGCAACCCCGACCGTCCGGCACTCGGTGAGGAGCTGACGGAGAGCTTCTGCCGCACCGACCCCGAGATCGCCCGCAGGTTCGCCCACGTCACCTTCACCTCCGACAACCGCGCGGACCTCGAGAAGGTGTCGGTGCCGGCGCTGGTGCTGCAGTGCACCAACGACGTGATCGCCCCGGAGGCGGTCGGCCGCTACGTGCACGACCGGATTCCCGACAGCGACTTCGTGCTGCTCGACGCCACGGGCCACTGTCCCAACCTGAGCGCACCGGACGCCACGATCGA
The nucleotide sequence above comes from Euzebya pacifica. Encoded proteins:
- a CDS encoding alpha/beta fold hydrolase, with the translated sequence MDVAQRYNVTVGGVDDGQPMLFAHGFGCDQQMWRFVEPAFADRYRTILFDHVGAGHSDASAWDPETYGSLDAYAADVLSIVHELDLQDVVFVGHSVSAMIGVLAANAEPDRFASLVLVGPSPRYINDDGYTGGFSEADIEELFGALDSNYLGWSSAMAPVIMGNPDRPALGEELTESFCRTDPEIARRFAHVTFTSDNRADLEKVSVPALVLQCTNDVIAPEAVGRYVHDRIPDSDFVLLDATGHCPNLSAPDATIEAIEGFLRTRTG
- the gatC gene encoding Asp-tRNA(Asn)/Glu-tRNA(Gln) amidotransferase subunit GatC, coding for MALSDDDVRHVARLAQLDLTDDEITALAPQLAEILAYAEKVSEVAAADVPPTSHPYPLRNVFRDDAVVAEPLSPEVVVANAPDAEDLQFRVPKIMGESS